Part of the Desulfohalovibrio reitneri genome is shown below.
GCTCCCGTGGCCCAGGCGTGCAGCTGGGCGCAGTTGATCAGGTCCGGATAGCGGCGCAGGGGAGACGAGGCCGGTGCGTAGGCGTCCAGCCCCAGACCCCGGTGCGGCTTGGGGTCGATCTCCAGAAGCGCCGGGCCCATCTGTTTGACCGCCTGGTAGATGTCCAGGGGGTCGGACCAGACTCCGGCGTACTCCGGGGGCAGGTTGAGGTCCTGGGTGCGGTGCAGCATGGGCAGGCCATGCTCCCGGCCCAGCTCGGCGCAGGCGCGGTTGGCCAGGATCATGGCCTCGCTGACCAGCAGCTGGGAGCGCGGGGTCTCCTCCTTGGTGTAGACGGCCACCTCCACGTCCCCGTCCCGGGGCTCAAGCTGTACGCACGGCTCGGGCCGGTCGATGACGATGGCCCCGTCCTCCACCCGTCCGGCGCGCAGCTTCTCGGCCAGCTCGTAGCCCACGGCGGGCATGGAGCCTGGGTCCCCGGCGGCCAGTTCCTCGGCCCGCTCGTAGGTCATGTTCTCGGCCACACGCACGGGGATGAAGCGCAGGCTCCGCTCCAGCACCTTTCCCGTGGGGGAAAGGCGGAAGGAGAGCAGCAGGGCGGGCCGGGCCTCGTCCGCCACCAGGGAGTAAAGGTGGCAGCCCAGGGCCTCGGGCATCATGTGCGCCTCGCCCTCGGGCAGGTAGAGGGAGGTGGCCCGGTGGCGTACCGCCTCGTCCAGTTCGGTGCCAAAGCGGTAAGCGAAGGTGGGGCAGGCCAGGGCGATGTCCATGGCGTAGCCCTCTCCGTCGCGGCGCACGTCGAAGGCGTCGTCTATGTCGCGGGTGGTGGAGGCGTCGATGGAGATCAGGCGCGGTTCCACGGCGGGCTCGGGCAGTTCGGCGCGCACCGCTTCCTCCTGGCGGCGCACCTCCTCGTCCTGTCCGCTCCACCAGTCGTCGCCCCAGGCGAAGTCCGCCTGGTCCAGGTGAAAGTTGTGGTGGCGGGACAGGATGCCCCATTTCTCGGCCAGCAGCAGGGGCTGGTGGGGGTGGTCGGGCAGCCCCTTGCGCAGCTCCCGCCACAGGGGGGCGGCCTCCTTGTCCTCGGGGTCGCGCACCAGCGCCCGCAGCATGTCCGCCAGCCGCGCGGAGGTCTCCTCGTCCTCGGGCGGGGCGGGCGCCTTGTCCTTGGGCGCGTTCCACAGCGCCTTGACGAACTCCCGGCCCTCGCTCACCAGCCGCTCGCGCAGCCGCGCCCGCTCCGCCTCGGCTCGCCTCCGCTCCACCTGCTCCGGGGTGAGAAGATGGAAATCCGGCGGGTCGAACTTGAAGTGCGTCTTGCAGGCCAGAAGGGCGCGTCCGGCGGCGGCCACGGCATCCGGGTCTGGTGACTGGCCCAGCAGCTCGGCGAAGAAGGAAGCCGGGGCGGCCTCCACCTCTTCCCCGGCTATCTCCCACAACTCACCGGCGTCTATGAGGGCGGCCGCCTCGTTGCGGCGCCGCTCATGGGCGGTGAGGAGTTTGAGGATGTCCTCCCGGCTGGATTCCGGAGAGTAGCACGGCCCGGCCCACGGCAGGGCGCGTCCGGCGGCCAGCTTCATCTCCTTGCCCGTGGGGGTGAGCAGGGAGAGGCTGTTGCCGTTGTCTCCCCGCACCCAGGCCAGGTGCGGCTGGTTGCCCAGCATGTATTCCACCAGGCAGCCGGGGCCCGGGCGTTGGTCGGTCTGCGACATGCGAGTTGCTCTTTTACCGCTTCGTCTCTGCGCGTCGGGTCTGTAAGTTCATAGGCTCGGGGCGGGGTGTGCGGCCGGAGCTCTCGCGTGCCGGCCGTATCCCCCGCCTCGAGTGCGCGGGCGCGGCGGCCGCCCTAGTGCTTGAAGGAGCGCTGTCCGGTAAAGACCATGGCCACCTGCGGGGTGGCCTGGTTGACCGCCTGGATGACCTCGGCGTCGCGGATGGAGCCGCCGGGCTGGGCGATGGCCGTGACGCCCTGCTCCAAGGCCAGGTCCACCCCGTCGCGGAAGGGGAAGAAGCCGTCGGAGACGAGCACCGACCCCTCCAGTCCGCCGCGGGCGGCCTCGGCCCTGGCCTCGATGTCGCGGTACGCGGCCGCGGCCTCCTCGTCGGTAACGGCTTGGTGCATCAGTTCGTACAGGGAGCGGCCCGTTTCCTGGAAGCAGAGCAGGTCGGCGTACTTGGTGTAGGCCTTGGAAACAGTGATCTGCACGCAGCCCACCCGGTCCTGCTCGCCGGTGCCGATGGCCACGGTGGCGCCGTCGCGTGCGAAGATGACCGAGTTGGACGTGACCCCCGCCTCCACGGCCCAGGCGAAAAGCAGGTCCTCGGCCTCCTGGCTGGTGGGGGCGCGGGAGGTGTACTCGTTGCCCTCCTTGTCCGAGGCCTGGGCGGGCAGGAAATCCTCCACCGCGCGGATGCGGTTGCGGAAGGAGAACTGCAGCACCTGGCCGCCGTCCACCAGGGACTTGAATTCCAAAAAGGGCTCGGAAGCCAGGGTTTCCAGGTCGTTGATGCCCGGAATCTCCAGGATGCGCAGGTTCTTTTTGCTCTTGAGCAGATCCAGGGCGTCCGCCTGGAAGGAGGGGGCGGCCACCACCTCGAAGTAGGCCTGGTTGATGCGCTCGGCCGTGGCCTTGTCCAGCGCGCGGTTGAGCACGATGGTGCCGCCGAAGGCGGCGATGCGGTCGGCCAGGAAGGCCTTCTGGAAGGCCTCGGCGATGCCGTCGTCGCTCCAGGCCGCGCCGGAAGGGTTGTTGTGCTTGAGAATGACCACGGCGGGCTTGGCGGAGAGGTACTGCAGGATGTTCAGCCCGTGGTCCACGTCGGTGAGGTTGATCTTGCCCGGATGCTTGCCCGCCTGGAGCATGTGCTCCTCGGTCAGGGCGCTGACCAGCCCCTTGCCGGAGCCGCGCAGGGCAACGCCGCCCACCTCGAAGGAGCCTTCCACCGGCTCGTACAGGGCGGCGGGCTGGTCCGGGTTCTCGCCGTAGCGCAGCCCCTTCTCCCGGCCGTCGATGGTCCAGGTGCGTTTGGCGAAGCGCACGGTGGAGTCGCCGAGGGTGATGGACATCTCGGCCGGGAAGGGGTCTTCGGACATCGCGCGGTACATCTTCTTGAGGTCGCTCACCACAGCCTCCTTGGCGTCGTTTCGAAGAATCGGCCAACCTAGCAGAAAACGTCCCGGTTGTCTCGCGCCGCTTCCAGGGTGGCCCTTTCGGGCCGGGCCCGCTTCTGCTATGGTTTCCGTCTTGGCGGCGAGGCGGCCGTGGGCGAGTCCGGCGCGAAGGCGCGCCGCCCCCGGCATACGCGACCCGCCAGTGATTTCCAGGAGGATCGATACGTGGACAAGGCGCTTCTGAAACTTGCCAGGCAACTCAACGCCTTCGATGAGGCGTCCCTGACCTCGCTCTTCGAGCGGTACGCCGACCAGGTGGACCGCTTCGAGCCGAGCCAGCGCTGGGAGGAGGCTGTGCTGGTCCTGGGCATGATCCAGGCCGTGCGGTTCAAGAACCAGCTTTTCAACCACCACTGGTCGCGCACCGCCGAGCCCGACGCCGAGCGGCCCACGCATTCGCCGGAGCCCGCGCCCGAGCCCGAGACTCCCGCCAAGGAGGAAGGCCGGGGCGAATCAGCCGGGCCATCCGGCCGGAACGGCGGCCAGAAGCGGGGCAAGGTGCTCCGCTTCGTTCCCCGGGACGACGGCTAGTCCCCGCAGCGTGTAGTAGAACAGCCTGATGTTGGCCACGTACTCCGCGGCCTCGTGGCCGCGCGTGTAACCGTGGTCCGCCTGCGAGTAGTAGCGGCGGCGGGTCAGCAGCCGAAAGGCCTTTTTGACGTTGCGCCAGCGGCTGGTGTCCGTGCCCCGTCTGCCCGCCAGGTCGATGGCGTCGCGGGCGTGCTCCAACCCCTGATTGTAGGCGGCCAGGGTCACGAACCAGCGGTTCCAGGGCGACAGCCCCTGGCGGTCGATTCGGTCGTGCAGGTGGCGCAGGTAGCGCGCCCCTCCCCGGATGGACTGTCCGGGGTCGGTGCGGTCGGCCACGCCCAGGGTCTCGGCCGTGGCCAGGGAGAGCATCATCAGACCGCGCACGCCGGTGTAGCTCTTGGCGTGCACGTCGAAGCGCGACTCCTGGTAGATGACCGCGGTGAGGAAGAGGGGGTCGAGGTTGTTGGCCCGGGCCGCCTCCAGGATGGTCTCGCGGTACAGGGGCAGCTTGGAGCGCACCATCTGCCGCAGATGCCACTGCTCGTAATAGTCGAACTCGCGCGGCAAAAAGCTCAGGTAGCGCACCGCCAGGTCCGCGGCCAGTTCCTTGCCCCGCTCCTCCCAGAAACCGGGCAGGCGTTTCTCCAAGCGCTTGTCCGCGGCGCGCCAGTGCCAGTTGCGGAAGATGCGCTTGCCGGTCCGCCTGGTGGGCCGCACCTCGTCCACCACCGGTTGCCAGAGGCGGTACTGCCGGTCGTCGGCCGCGGCGAAGCGCGCGGCGTGGCCGCGCATCATCTCCAGCAGAGGGCGCAACTCGGGTCCGGTGGTCAGCACTTCACCTTGCGGCGCGCAGTCCGCCTCCGTGCGGGTGTACTCCTCCAGCAGGCCGGGCAGGGCGGGGATTTCCTGCAGCAGAAGCGGCACCCGGCACAACCTGGCCGGATCGGAAAGGGGGAACTTGCGGTTGTTGTGCAGCAACACCACCTCGGAGGGCAGGTAGTTGGGGCCGGAGCGGACCTCCTCCCGCACCCACTCGGGCGGGGTGAGGCCGGGGCCGATAAGCACGTCCGCCTCGCCCGAGGCCAAAAGCCGCCAGCCCTCTGACCAATGATTGATATGCCGCCAGCGCGGCTTTAGCCCGGCGGTCTCGCAAAAGGCCTGGACAAGTTCGGTCTCGAAGCCCGGGCCGTAGGGGCCCAGCGTGGAACGGACCAGCTCCGAGGGCGCGGCCGCCACCACCAGGGTACCGGGAGGACCGGCACGCCGGTCGGGTTCCGGCACCAGGAACAGAAGGCCCAACTGGATCGCGGCCAGAAGGGCCACAGCCAGCCAGGTGTGGTGGACTCGGGTGTGTGTGAAGGGCATGGTCGTGGCCGGGAAGGGCGCGGCGCGGATTGACAACTATCCGGCGACCCTTTACCGCAAAGGGTCTTTGTGGAAACGCGCCGATATCCCGGACGTGCAATTTTTCAGCATGGAGCGAGCCATGTCAAATACGGTGGTTATGGGCGCCCAGTGGGGCGACGAGGGAAAGGGCAAGATCGTGGACCTGCTCACGGAGCGGGCGGAAGCCATCGTCCGGTTCCAGGGCGGCAACAACGCCGGCCACACCCTGGTGGTGGAGGGGCGCACCCTCATCCTGCATCTCATCCCCTCGGGCATCCTCCACCCCGGCAAGATATGCCTCATCGGAAACGGCGTCGTCCTCGACCCCGCCGTCTTCCTCAAGGAGGTCGACACGCTGATCGAGAAGGACGTGCCCGCCGGGCCGGAGCGGCTCATGGTCTCCCGCCGCACCCATCTCATCCTGCCCTACCACAAGGCCCTGGACGCGGCCCGCGAGGCCGCCCTGGCCGGGGGCAAGATCGGCACCACGGGCCGCGGCATCGGCCCCTGCTACGAGGACAAGGCATCCCGCGTGGGCGTGCGCGCCTCGGACCTGGCCGACATGGACCTGGTGCGGCAAAAGGTGGAGCGCGCCCTCACGGAAAAGAACGCCCTGCTTGAGATGTACGGCGGCGAGGCCATCAGCGCGGACAGCGTCATGGAGGGGCTCGAGACCCTGGCTGAGCGGCTTTTGCCCTACATCCAGGACGTGCCCGGCACCCTCGGCGAATACATGGATTCCGGCCGGTCCGTGCTCTTCGAGGGCGCGCAGGGCACCTTCCTGGACATCGACCACGGCACCTACCCCTTCGTCACCTCCTCCAACACCGTGGCGGGCAACGCCGCGGCCGGCACCGGCTGCGCCCCCTCCCGACTGAACGAGGT
Proteins encoded:
- a CDS encoding transglycosylase SLT domain-containing protein, with product MPFTHTRVHHTWLAVALLAAIQLGLLFLVPEPDRRAGPPGTLVVAAAPSELVRSTLGPYGPGFETELVQAFCETAGLKPRWRHINHWSEGWRLLASGEADVLIGPGLTPPEWVREEVRSGPNYLPSEVVLLHNNRKFPLSDPARLCRVPLLLQEIPALPGLLEEYTRTEADCAPQGEVLTTGPELRPLLEMMRGHAARFAAADDRQYRLWQPVVDEVRPTRRTGKRIFRNWHWRAADKRLEKRLPGFWEERGKELAADLAVRYLSFLPREFDYYEQWHLRQMVRSKLPLYRETILEAARANNLDPLFLTAVIYQESRFDVHAKSYTGVRGLMMLSLATAETLGVADRTDPGQSIRGGARYLRHLHDRIDRQGLSPWNRWFVTLAAYNQGLEHARDAIDLAGRRGTDTSRWRNVKKAFRLLTRRRYYSQADHGYTRGHEAAEYVANIRLFYYTLRGLAVVPGNEAEHLAPLLAAVPAGWPG
- a CDS encoding ribonuclease catalytic domain-containing protein — translated: MSQTDQRPGPGCLVEYMLGNQPHLAWVRGDNGNSLSLLTPTGKEMKLAAGRALPWAGPCYSPESSREDILKLLTAHERRRNEAAALIDAGELWEIAGEEVEAAPASFFAELLGQSPDPDAVAAAGRALLACKTHFKFDPPDFHLLTPEQVERRRAEAERARLRERLVSEGREFVKALWNAPKDKAPAPPEDEETSARLADMLRALVRDPEDKEAAPLWRELRKGLPDHPHQPLLLAEKWGILSRHHNFHLDQADFAWGDDWWSGQDEEVRRQEEAVRAELPEPAVEPRLISIDASTTRDIDDAFDVRRDGEGYAMDIALACPTFAYRFGTELDEAVRHRATSLYLPEGEAHMMPEALGCHLYSLVADEARPALLLSFRLSPTGKVLERSLRFIPVRVAENMTYERAEELAAGDPGSMPAVGYELAEKLRAGRVEDGAIVIDRPEPCVQLEPRDGDVEVAVYTKEETPRSQLLVSEAMILANRACAELGREHGLPMLHRTQDLNLPPEYAGVWSDPLDIYQAVKQMGPALLEIDPKPHRGLGLDAYAPASSPLRRYPDLINCAQLHAWATGAEPPFTRQRLEEITPRLSARLDAASRVQRFRPRYWKLLHVKQHPEITWPAVAVEENGPLVTFAVPDLQIFARAPKDLVGDKFIPGQRFLLRFGKTDPLRNEIRVAEAIEE
- a CDS encoding IMP cyclohydrolase, which produces MSDLKKMYRAMSEDPFPAEMSITLGDSTVRFAKRTWTIDGREKGLRYGENPDQPAALYEPVEGSFEVGGVALRGSGKGLVSALTEEHMLQAGKHPGKINLTDVDHGLNILQYLSAKPAVVILKHNNPSGAAWSDDGIAEAFQKAFLADRIAAFGGTIVLNRALDKATAERINQAYFEVVAAPSFQADALDLLKSKKNLRILEIPGINDLETLASEPFLEFKSLVDGGQVLQFSFRNRIRAVEDFLPAQASDKEGNEYTSRAPTSQEAEDLLFAWAVEAGVTSNSVIFARDGATVAIGTGEQDRVGCVQITVSKAYTKYADLLCFQETGRSLYELMHQAVTDEEAAAAYRDIEARAEAARGGLEGSVLVSDGFFPFRDGVDLALEQGVTAIAQPGGSIRDAEVIQAVNQATPQVAMVFTGQRSFKH
- a CDS encoding adenylosuccinate synthase, with the protein product MSNTVVMGAQWGDEGKGKIVDLLTERAEAIVRFQGGNNAGHTLVVEGRTLILHLIPSGILHPGKICLIGNGVVLDPAVFLKEVDTLIEKDVPAGPERLMVSRRTHLILPYHKALDAAREAALAGGKIGTTGRGIGPCYEDKASRVGVRASDLADMDLVRQKVERALTEKNALLEMYGGEAISADSVMEGLETLAERLLPYIQDVPGTLGEYMDSGRSVLFEGAQGTFLDIDHGTYPFVTSSNTVAGNAAAGTGCAPSRLNEVVSVVKAYTTRVGSGPFPTELDDACGVHMGEKGAEFGATTGRKRRCGWLDVVLLREAVRLNGPTSLALTKLDVLGGLDELKICTAYEYEGRTLDYPPQEQGALEGVKPVYETLPGWKEDISEARSLDDLPRAARDYVARIEELAGVRCSVVSVGPGREQTIIPG